Proteins found in one Tamandua tetradactyla isolate mTamTet1 chromosome 1, mTamTet1.pri, whole genome shotgun sequence genomic segment:
- the GATAD1 gene encoding GATA zinc finger domain-containing protein 1 yields MPLGLKPTCSVCKTTSSSMWKKGPQGEILCHHCTGRGGGGGGSGAAGGTGGGGGGLGAAAFASTSAAPPQSNGGGGGKQSKQEIHRRSARLRNTKYKSAPAAEKKVSTKGKGRRHIFKLKNPIKAPESVSTIITAESIFYKGVYYQIGDVVSVIDEQDGKPYYAQIRGFIQDQYCEKSAALTWLIPTLSSPRDQFDPASYIIGPEEDLPRKMEYLEFVCHAPSEYFKSRSSPFPTVPTRPEKGYIWTHVGPTPAITIKETVANHL; encoded by the exons ATGCCGCTGGGCCTGAAGCCCACCTGCAGCGTCTGCAAGACTACTTCGTCATCCATGTGGAAGAAGGGCCCGCAGGGAGAAATCCTCTGCCACCACTGCACGGGCCGGGGAGGCGGGGGCGGCGGCTCGGGGGCGGCCGGCGGGACTGGGGGCGGTGGTGGCGGCCTCGGCGCGGCGGCCTTTGCCAGCACCTCGGCCGCCCCTCCGCAGAGCAACGGAGGCGGGGGCGGCAAGCAG AGTAAGCAGGAAATTCACAGGAGGTCTGCTCGGCTGAGAAATACTAAATACAAATCTGCTCCAGCTGCTGAAAAGAAAGTTTCCActaaaggaaaagggagaagacatatttttaagttaaaaaat ccCATCAAAGCTCCTGAGTCAGTTTCTACCATAATCACTGCAGAATCAATCTTCTACAAG GGAGTGTATTACCAAATTGGAGATGTTGTTTCTGTGATTGATGAACAAGATGGAAAACCCTACTATGCTCAGATCAGGGGTTTCATACAGGATCAGTACTGCGAGAAGAGTGCAGCCCTGACATGGCTAATCCCCACCCTCTCCAGCCCCAGAGACCAATTTGATCCTGCATCATATATCATAG GACCAGAGGAAGATCTTCCAAGAAAAATGGAATACTTGGAATTTGTTTGTCATGCACCTTCTGAATATTTCAAGTCACGATCTTCACCATTTCCCACAGTTCCTACCAGACCAGAGAAGGGCTATATATGGACGCATGTTGGACCTACTCCTGCAATAACTATTAAGGAAACAGTTGCCAACCATTTGTAA